In the Primulina eburnea isolate SZY01 unplaced genomic scaffold, ASM2296580v1 ctg739_ERROPOS11973397, whole genome shotgun sequence genome, one interval contains:
- the LOC140822171 gene encoding LOW QUALITY PROTEIN: uncharacterized protein (The sequence of the model RefSeq protein was modified relative to this genomic sequence to represent the inferred CDS: inserted 1 base in 1 codon), protein MAASSYHPHSDRQKRGTLPSNTETNPREHVKAVELRSGKALESKEKKNKQGEDEVEQQGGKSSNSAFTPIAPSKIVIPPPFPAALKKAKLDAQFGKFLEIFKKLHINIPFADALLNMPSYAKFLKDILANKRKLEDHMTVNLTENCSALVQNRMPPKQKDPGSFSIPCIIGDINFHKALCDLGASINLMPYSVFRRLGLGEPKPTRMSLQLADRSVKYPRGIIEDVLVKVDKFIFPADFVVLDMEEDLEMPLILGRPFLATGKALIDVDEGKLRLRVGEEEIIFDVFNTLKHTMHDDSCFRVDVLDSLVCDFVQDGLQEPLEATLTTEKQEDELDEERMEMVAHLNAIPLWRKQVRLRLEELGDRKDLMPQKSSLEEPPTLELKPLPPHLKYVYLGENNKMPVIISSSLTDDMESKLLGVLKEHRGAFAWKVSDIKGISPSICMHKILMEDKYSPLAQPQRRLNPKMQEVVKGGITVITNEKNELIPTRIVTGWRVCMDYRKLNDATRKDHFPLPFIDQMIERLAGHEFYCFLDGYSGYNQITIAPEDQEKTTFTCPYGTFAFRRMPFGLCNAPATFQRCMAAIFHDMIENFLEVFMDDFSIFGSSFDECLXNLNLVLIRCEESNLVLNWEKCHFMVQEGIVLGHKVSENGIEVDKAKVEVIKNLPPPSSIKGVRSFLGHAGFYRRFIKDFSKIAKPLSSLLMKDVEFNFDSTCLQAFEVLKKSLVTAPVLTAPDWELPFEVMCDASDTAVGAVLGQRKNKVFHTIYYASKTLNDAQLNYATTEKELLAIVFAFEKFHSYLVLSKVIVYTDHSTLKYLLAKKDAKPRLIRWILLLQEFDLEIRDKKGVENVVADHLSRLEDIRINGVNTDIDDWFPDEQLFEVNACPWYANFSNFLVTGTPPPNLSFHQRKKFFSDVYLRISIVSKPKPRFFRADLHSPTTTHAAAVASPPPPPPPPPLQVPAPPSTPGFFVHSYHTMAPKRSKVTHGASSSRSTPSIFVNDRARERFEHAKLHRKPIPERGCTSWILDNIFEELAVAGRGWTNFLAQPNAAVVPVVREFYANAPEGTENKAKVRGRLVPYDPTTINDLLGLPAVDDSVFQAWVLNPDYDLIIHTLCYPGTTWKQPGTYTVFLEKFLKVEAALWYAFLSKRLMLVGHTSDVQRDRAVVLYAIYTGMPIYVGKLIFGQLNICINCNNLAFYFPTIVTELCARAGVIFADDDEWLPPLRAIDEALHTSKYAKRRDELPADVFYGLVQAAPPPPVFGHPPPPQPRRRAIRDRVDELGAWATYQTHYQAIDQAHTLNIEYLVQGISTHLGLDTSGRPPVPAYPPPFHFQYTYPMPPAADEGNPPPEHDEEEEF, encoded by the exons atggctgctagtagctatcatcctcattCTGATAGGCAGAaacgag gaactttgccaagcaacacggagaCTAACCCGAGAGAGCATGTGAAAGCTGTGGAATTGCGCAGTGGAAAGGCACTTGAGTCTAAGGAGAAAAAGAACAAGCaaggtgaggatgaggtggaacaacaaggaggtaagtcttctaactctgcttttacacctattgcaccgagtaaaattgttatccccccaccttttcctgcagcactgaaaaaagctaagttagatgcacaatttggtaaatttcttgagatattcaaaaaattgcatattaacattccttttgctgatgctttactgaatatgccaagttatgcaaaattcttgaaagatatcttagcaaacaagcggaagctagaagatcatatgactgtgaacttgactgaaaattgctccgctttagttcaaaacaggatgcctcctaagcaaaaagatccagggagtttctctataccttgcattattggtgatattaattttcataaagctctatgtgatcttggtgcgagtattaatttgatgccttattctgtgtttaggagactgggattgggtgaacccaagccgactaggatgtcattgcagctggctgacagatctgtcaagtatccacgtgggattatcgaagatgtcttggtgaaagtggataagtttatttttcctgcagattttgtagtactagatatggaggaagatttggagatgcctttaatcctggggagaccatttctggctacagggaaagcactgatcgatgttgacgagggaaaattgagactgagagttggagaagaagaaattatttttgatgtctttaatactctcaagcacacaatgcacgatgatagttgttttcgcgttgatgtcttagattctcttgtttgtgattttgtgcaggatggattgcaagagccattggaggctactctcactactgaaaaaCAGGAGGACGAGCTGGACGAGGAAaggatggagatggtagctcatttgaatgccattccactttggagaaagcaagtgaggcttcgactagaggaattgggggatagaaaagatttaatgcctcaaaagtcaagcctagaggagccacctactttggagctcaaaccactacctccacatctcaagtacgtatatttaggagaaaataataaaatgcctgttattatttcctcttctttgacagatgatatggagagtaagctcttgggagtccttaaggagcatagaggagcattcgcttggaaagtttcggacatcaaggggataagtccttcgatctgcatgcacaaaatcctaatggaggataagtactcacctctagcacaaccacaaaggagactcaatccaaagatgcaagaggtagtaaaa ggtgggattactgttattaccaatgaaaaaaatgagttgattcccactagaatcgttacgggttggcgtgtatgcatggattataggaaattaaatgatgcaacccgtaaagatcacttccccttgccatttattgatcaaatgattgaacgattagccggtcatgaattttactgttttttggatggatattcgggatacaaccaaatcacaattgcacccgaggaccaagagaaaactactttcacttgcccttatggtacttttgcgtttaggcgtatgccctttggtctatgcaatgcacctgctacatttcaaagatgcatggccgctatttttcatgacatgattgagaattttcttgaagtttttatggatgatttctctatttttggctcttcatttgatgaatgtt aaaatttgaatttggtgctcattagatgtgaagagagcaatttggtgttaaattgggagaagtgtcacttcatggtgcaagaggggattgtgttaggacacaaagtatcggagaatggaatcgaggtcgacaaggccaaggtggaagtGATAAAAAATCTACCACCACCTTCATCGATAAAGGGAGTTCGAAGTTTCCTAGGCCATGcgggtttttataggcgttttattaaggatttttctaaaattgctaagcctttatcctctttgttgatgaaagatgttgagtttaattttgattctacttgtctgcaggcattcgaAGTACTCAAGAagagcttggtgacagcacctgttctgactgcccctgattgggagttaccgtttgaggtgatgtgcgatgctagtgataccgCTGTTGGTGCGGTGttgggtcaaaggaagaacaaggtatttcataccatctactatgcaagtaagaccttaaatgatgctcagttgaattacgctactactgaaaaggaattacttgctatagtatttgctttcgagaaatttcattcataccttgttctgtctaaagtgattgtgtatacagatcattctaccctaaaatacttgcttgctaagaaagatgcgaaacctaggttaattaggtggattttactattgcaagaatttgatctcgagattcgagataaaaagggtgtagaaaatgtggttgctgatcatctgtctaggcttgaggatattagaattaatggcGTTAACactgatatagatgactggttccctgatgagcaaTTGTTTGAGGTAAATGCGTGCCCGTGGTATGCCAATTTCtcaaattttcttgtcactggcacacctcccccaaatttatcgtttcaccaaagaaagaaattcttttctgac GTATATTTGCGAATCTCCATTGTTTCAAAGCCCAAGCCGCGATTTTTCCGGGCAGATCTACACTCTCCGACCACCACCCACGCCGCCGCCGTCGCTtctccgccgccgccgccgccgccgccgcctctTCAAGTTCCGGCACCACCTTCTACTCCGGGCTTCTTTGTGCACTCATATCATACCATGGCTCCCAAACGCTCGAAGGTAACTCACGGTGCCTCTAGTTCTCGATCCACCCCCTCTATATTTGTGAATGACAGGGCTAGGGAGCGATTTGAGCACGCTAAACTCCATAGAAAACCAATCCCTGAGAGGGGATGTACTTCGTGGATTTTAGACAATATTTTTGAGGAGTTAGCAGTTGCAGGACGAGGGTGGACGAATTTTTTAGCACAACCGAATGCGGCTGTGGTGCCGGTTGTACGTGAGTTTTATGCTAACGCCCCGGAAGGGACTGAAAATAAGGCTAAGGTGAGGGGACGTCTAGTCCCATATGATCCTACAACGATAAATGATTTGTTGGGTTTACCGGCAGTGGATGATTCGGTATTCCAGGCTTGGGTGCTGAATCCGGATTACGATCTGATCATTCACACATTGTGTTATCCGGGCACTACGTGGAAGCAGCCGGGAACATATACGGTgtttcttgagaaatttttgaaggTGGAGGCGGCACTTTGGTATGCCTTTCTATCGAAGAGATTGATGCTGGTAGGGCATACGAGTGATGTACAGCGGGATAGGGCGGTGGTTCTTTATGCGATCTATACCGGGATGCCTATTTATGTGGGCAAACTCATATTCGGGCAGCTTAATATCTGTATCAATTGCAACAATTTAGCCTTTTATTTCCCCACTATCGTGACTGAGCTATGTGCCCGCGCGGGTGTGATTTTCGCGGACGATGATGAGTGGCTACCGCCACTAAGAGCCATCGATGAGGCTCTTCATACCTCCAAGTACGCGAAGAGACGGGATGAGCTGCCCGCTGATGTATTTTACGGTCTCGTGCAAGCCGCTCCACCACCTCCGGTCTTCGGACATCCACCACCaccgcagccacgccgccgtgccattCGAGACCGAGTCGACGagttgggcgcttgggccaccTACCAGACTCATTATCAGGCCATCGACCAAGCCCACACTCTGAACATCGAGTACTTGGTGCAGGGCATCTCGACTCACTTGGGCTTAGACACTTCCGGCCGGCCGCCTGTTCCAGCATACCCGCCACCTTTCCACTTCCAGTACACGTATCCTATGCCACCTGCAGCTGACGAGGGCAATCCACCACCTGAGCATGATGAGGAGGAGGAgttttga